The Humulus lupulus chromosome 3, drHumLupu1.1, whole genome shotgun sequence genome window below encodes:
- the LOC133824183 gene encoding tyrosine decarboxylase 1-like, which translates to MGRPLDFEFPQNNALSNMAAGVSNSPLDPEEFRRQGHMVIDFIADYYKNIEKYPVLSQVEPGYLKKRLPTSAPLYPESIETILGDVQDHIVPGITHWQSPNYFAYFPSSGSIAGFLGEMLATGFNVVGFNWMSSPAATELESIVMDWLGQMLRLPKSFLFSGNGGGVLQGTTCEAILCTLVAARDRTLKVIGNDNIGKLVVYCSDQTHCAFKKAAQIAGIHPNNFRVIPTTLSSSFSMCPKALQNTITADVEAGLVPTFLLATIGTTSTTAVDPLGPLCDVAKDYGMWVHVDAAYAGSICICPEFRHFIDGVEGANSFSFNAHKWFFTTLDCCCLWVKDPAALTQSLSTDPEYLKNKATESKQVVDYKDWQLALSRRFRSLKLWLVLRSYGVEKLRGFLRSHVKMAKLFQGFVEADERFEVVVPRNFATVCFRIRPSGIIASSKSNVVLCEITNNNNGSLRNTSSDVIQKNKMVSVNEVNNKLMDSINGSGGIYMTHSVVGGIFLLRFAVGASLTE; encoded by the coding sequence ATGGGTAGACCCCTCGACTTTGAATTTCCCCAAAACAACGCTCTTTCAAACATGGCCGCCGGCGTAAGCAATAGCCCCTTGGACCCCGAGGAGTTCCGGCGCCAAGGCCACATGGTGATCGATTTCATCGCCGATTACTACAAAAACATCGAGAAGTACCCAGTTCTTAGCCAAGTCGAACCGGGTTACCTCAAAAAACGTCTCCCGACATCGGCACCTCTCTATCCGGAATCCATCGAGACGATTCTTGGTGACGTCCAGGACCACATAGTTCCGGGCATAACCCACTGGCAGAGCCCCAACTACTTCGCATACTTCCCTTCCAGCGGCAGCATTGCAGGCTTCCTCGGCGAAATGCTTGCCACCGGCTTCAATGTCGTTGGATTCAACTGGATGTCGTCTCCGGCCGCCACCGAGCTGGAGAGCATAGTCATGGACTGGCTGGGCCAGATGCTCAGGCTGCCTAAGTCTTTTCTCTTCTCTGGTAACGGAGGTGGTGTCCTACAAGGAACCACCTGCGAGGCAATCTTGTGTACACTCGTCGCTGCCAGAGACCGAACCCTCAAAGTCATTGGAAACGACAATATCGGAAAGCTCGTCGTTTATTGTTCGGACCAAACTCATTGCGCTTTCAAGAAAGCCGCACAGATTGCTGGGATCCACCCCAACAACTTTCGAGTCATCCCCACAACGCTGTCGTCCTCCTTTTCCATGTGTCCCAAGGCTTTGCAAAACACCATAACTGCCGATGTTGAGGCTGGACTCGTCCCCACGTTTCTACTGGCAACCATTGGGACAACGTCCACAACGGCCGTCGACCCCCTCGGCCCTCTATGCGATGTGGCAAAAGATTACGGAATGTGGGTCCATGTCGACGCGGCCTATGCTGGGAGCATCTGTATTTGCCCAGAATTCCGGCACTTCATCGACGGAGTGGAAGGAGCCAACTCCTTCAGCTTCAACGCCCACAAATGGTTCTTCACCACCTTGGATTGCTGCTGCCTTTGGGTCAAAGACCCCGCAGCGTTGACACAATCATTGTCTACGGATCCGGAGTATCTGAAGAACAAGGCCACCGAATCAAAGCAAGTGGTTGACTATAAAGACTGGCAACTGGCTCTGAGCAGACGATTCCGTTCTCTCAAACTCTGGCTCGTACTCCGAAGCTATGGAGTGGAGAAACTACGTGGGTTTCTCCGAAGCCATGTGAAGATGGCCAAGCTGTTCCAGGGTTTTGTGGAAGCCGACGAGAGATTTGAGGTTGTGGTTCCGAGGAATTTCGCCACCGTGTGTTTCAGAATAAGGCCATCCGGAATAATAGCTAGTAGTAAAAGTAATGTGGTATTGTGTGAGATAACCAATAATAATAATGGCAGCCTCAGGAATACTAGTAGTGATGTGATCCAGAAGAATAAGATGGTATCGGTGAATGAGGTGAACAACAAGCTGATGGACTCCATTAACGGGTCAGGTGGGATCTACATGACCCATTCGGTTGTTGGTGGTATCTTTTTGCTGCGTTTTGCGGTCGGAGCCAGCCTCACGGAGTAG